One Torulaspora globosa chromosome 5, complete sequence DNA window includes the following coding sequences:
- the TIM11 gene encoding F1F0 ATP synthase subunit e (ancestral locus Anc_5.361): protein MSTVNVLRYSGLALGLLFGLKNDLSLKSAASKKEEQRAYEAKMKLVEEAKAEYAKSKEPVKSEAESGRGKEVNLEDPNVDFAAVILQAVDSMKS, encoded by the coding sequence ATGTCTACGGTGAATGTTTTGAGATATTCTGGTTTGGCTCTTGGATTGCTGTTTGGGTTGAAGAACGACTTGTCGTTGAAGAGTGCTGCGTCGAAGAAGGAGGAGCAGAGGGCGTACGAGGCGAAAATGAAGCTTGTGGAAGAAGCCAAGGCGGAGTATGCGAAGAGCAAGGAGCCTGTGAAGAGCGAGGCGGAGTCTGGACGTGGGAAGGAGGTGAATTTGGAGGACCCGAACGTGGACTTTGCCGCAGTGATCCTGCAGGCTGTGGACTCTATGAAGAGCTGA
- the MRPL35 gene encoding mitochondrial 54S ribosomal protein mL38 (ancestral locus Anc_5.360) — MLTRSIHTSRALGQAKVWSSLAENSRSLRIRSESIRKCILEGTFPGGPPSLKRRFNRLKYNSPEKIDETFKICYDFLQSKANQVYDQLSRTEHPKEIERLLVKAELDNPEVQYNFQYNEKVDNDPDVIDYEQPVYRFLGKKHWEAGPQMLLMQRLETLAIIPDTLPTLVPRAEINLKFPFSTGVNKWIEPGELLSSNTTSFPPAIKIQEYELLDPKKQYYTILVVNPDEPDLENDSFRTTLNYGLVNVQVSYNDNVVDARKCDASNVIADYLPPVPEKNAGRQRFAVWVFRQPSAVQPQRCVLNRDAFDIRQFAKQHSLLPVGAHAWRSEWDSNVANVRDKYALPKGRVFARTRS; from the coding sequence ATGCTTACTAGGTCTATCCACACGTCGAGGGCGCTTGGACAGGCCAAAGTCTGGTCCTCGTTGGCCGAGAACTCGAGATCTTTGCGCATAAGATCAGAATCCATCAGAAAATGCATACTGGAAGGAACGTTTCCAGGCGGACCTCcgtctttgaagaggaggTTTAATCGTCTCAAGTACAATTCTCCCGAGAAGATTGATGAGActttcaagatttgctaCGATTTTTTACAGTCAAAGGCCAACCAAGTGTATGACCAGCTCTCGAGAACAGAGCATCCCAAAGAGATAGAAAGATTGCTTGTCAAGGCAGAGCTGGACAATCCCGAAGTACAGTACAACTTTCAATACAACGAGAAGGTGGACAACGATCCTGATGTGATAGATTACGAACAACCGGTCTACAGATTTCTCGGCAAAAAGCACTGGGAAGCGGGTCCCCAAATGCTCCTGATGCAGAGACTGGAGACGCTCGCGATCATCCCAGACACGCTCCCCACGCTAGTGCCCCGAGCCGAGATCAACCTCAAGTTTCCCTTTTCTACCGGTGTGAACAAATGGATAGAGCCGGGCGAGCTGCTCTCCTCGAACACGACAAGTTTCCCACCAGCAATCAAGATCCAGGAGTACGAACTCCTAGATCCAAAGAAACAGTATTACACGATTCTGGTCGTCAACCCAGACGAGCCAGACCTGGAAAACGACTCCTTCCGCACCACGCTGAACTACGGTCTCGTGAATGTGCAAGTGAGCTACAACGACAACGTCGTCGACGCGAGGAAGTGCGATGCGTCGAACGTGATCGCCGACTATCTGCCACCGGTCCCCGAGAAGAACGCTGGCAGACAGCGCTTCGCCGTGTGGGTATTCAGACAGCCGTCCGCGGTCCAGCCACAACGCTGCGTGCTGAACAGAGACGCCTTCGACATCAGACAGTTCGCCAAGCAGCACTCGCTGCTGCCCGTCGGCGCCCACGCGTGGAGAAGCGAGTGGGACTCCAACGTCGCCAACGTCAGAGACAAGTACGCCCTCCCCAAGGGAAGAGTCTTCGCCAGGACCCGCTCGTAG
- the OSH3 gene encoding oxysterol-binding protein related protein OSH3 (ancestral locus Anc_5.355), with product METIDIQSRSFVVRWVECSKGDVISYQVRPLKKSIELGIYKKPKGGVDRNCESAVHIAPDTRALLSYTTKSFLHRNSATSVDESANSSSTSVNSVPGSYDSRKLHGSLSLSNIQQQSQEIPLREKLTASGFTMVQWIGHVAGSEMQQGLLEVRDDDYYYAFILDNTSAKNAKKKILFNAKTVRDNELQSLNKNQYPLSPATTPKARSLKSQPNDDLLSVDRGRYLQGYLLKKRRKKLQGFTKRFFSLDFKYSTLSYYLNEHNQTCRGEIVINLATVSANKKDRLIIIDSGMELWVLKAKDTGAWSHWVDALQSCFDRLKMNKATANQNRKKEDGVDELNEALESVKTGKQNPTMANMPFVAITPNEFTASLPRFTCNELITNLKLIQQRVEYCKKESLNYVPTEGYDNQRRYRNASSSSADLKVAHGDSCESAQSLTISPDNEATEHPLHSRLSELETFLAQFIHQSRTLLNDALDQSLEKRISSISAFSDEEFFDAEDGISHGVILLDNDERLEEPTLNKTVEYESVSEEMTCDSSTNDIYPLPWGKSVKRRNDVRAAVASPPSLLSFLRKNVGKDLSSVAMPVTSNEPISILQLISETFEYSDLLNKAIESTSKAQVLTYVSAFAISCLSIHRDKTRALRKPFNPLLGETYELVREDMGFRLIAEKVSHRPPVFAFHADHPQWECSYTVSPLQRFWGKSVELNNDGTVRLKFKNQKDSFEWVQPTTMLKNLIAGERYVEPINEFEVNSSSCGSSTIAFQSAGIFGGRSENLTLTIDPVDGAKKTLHGKWTESIIDDSTSAVIWQAGKLVPDSRKKYGFTVFTANLNEITEIERDNLPPTDSRLRPDIKAYEEGNVQKAETLKLKLEQAQRDRRSKGSDVKPKFFEKSKNDTWKLIQGPNSYWERRKRRDWSGITALW from the coding sequence ATGGAGACCATTGACATCCAGAGCCGATCCTTTGTGGTCAGATGGGTCGAATGTTCCAAAGGTGACGTGATCAGCTACCAGGTGAGACCTCTGAAGAAGTCAATTGAGCTGGGGATCTATAAGAAGCCCAAGGGCGGTGTAGATAGGAACTGTGAGTCTGCGGTTCACATAGCTCCTGATACCAGGGCTTTATTGAGCTACACAACAAAGTCCTTTCTGCATAGAAACAGCGCCACCAGTGTCGACGAGAGTGCAAATTCAAGCAGCACGAGCGTGAACTCGGTGCCAGGCTCGTACGACTCCCGTAAACTACATGGATCTCTATCTCTCAGTAACATACAACAGCAATCACAGGAGATCCCGCTGCGTGAAAAGTTGACTGCATCTGGGTTTACGATGGTGCAATGGATTGGCCATGTCGCCGGAAGTGAGATGCAACAGGGACTGCTCGAGGTGAGGGACGACGACTACTACTACGCTTTTATACTGGACAACACTTCAGCGaaaaatgccaagaagaagatcctgTTTAATGCTAAGACTGTCCGTGATAATGAATTACAGTCTCTGAACAAAAATCAGTATCCTTTGTCGCCTGCTACAACCCCCAAAGCAAGATCTCTGAAGTCGCAGCCGaatgatgatcttctcagCGTCgatcgaggaagatatctACAGGGCTATCTGTtaaagaagaggagaaagaagctgcAGGGTTTCACGAAGAGGTTCTTTTCGCTTGACTTCAAGTACAGCACCCTATCTTACTACCTGAATGAGCATAATCAGACATGTCGAGGAGAAATTGTAATAAACCTAGCAACCGTAAGCGCCAATAAAAAGGATAGGCTAATAATTATCGATTCCGGCATGGAATTGTGGGTACTGAAAGCCAAAGATACTGGTGCCTGGAGTCATTGGGTTGACGCCCTACAGTCGTGTTTCGATAGGTTAAAAATGAACAAAGCAACCGCGAACCAaaacagaaagaaggagGATGGCGTAGATGAACTGAATGAAGCGCTAGAATCTGTAAAAACCGGCAAACAAAACCCAACAATGGCAAATATGCCATTTGTGGCAATAACTCCTAACGAATTTACCGCCTCCTTGCCGCGATTCACCTGTAATGAACTAATAACAAACCTCAAACTCATCCAGCAAAGAGTAGAGTACTGTAAAAAAGAATCGCTGAACTATGTGCCCACTGAGGGATATGACAATCAAAGACGATATCGTAAtgcatcatcttcatctgccGACCTCAAGGTGGCTCATGGTGATTCGTGCGAGTCAGCCCAATCCCTCACGATCTCGCCAGACAACGAAGCAACTGAGCATCCGCTGCATAGCAGACTATCTGAGCTGGAAACGTTTTTGGCACAATTCATTCATCAAAGCAGAACATTGCTCAATGATGCCTTGGACCAAAGTTTGGAGAAGAGAATATCGTCGATCTCTGCATTtagcgatgaagagttttttgatgcagaagatggaatTAGTCATGGAGTTATACTGTTGGATAATGACGAAAGGTTAGAGGAGCCCACTTTGAACAAAACGGTCGAGTACGAAAGCGtatcagaagaaatgaCTTGTGATTCTTCCACGAATGATATTTACCCACTTCCATGGGGAAAGTCAGTTAAACGCCGAAATGACGTTCGAGCAGCTGTTGCTTCGCCGCCAAGCTTATTATCTTTCCTGAGGAAAAATGTCGGTAAGGACTTGAGTTCCGTGGCCATGCCAGTGACATCTAACGAGCCAATTTCCATCTTACAACTGATATCAGAAACTTTTGAGTACTCagatctgttgaacaaagCTATCGAGAGCACCTCCAAGGCGCAGGTCCTAACCTACGTGTCGGCCTTTGCAATCTCCTGCCTTTCCATTCACAGAGACAAGACAAGGGCTTTGAGAAAACCGTTCAACCCTCTCTTGGGGGAGACATATGAACTTGTTCGGGAAGACATGGGCTTTAGACTGATTGCCGAAAAGGTGTCACATAGGCCCCCAGTCTTCGCATTTCACGCTGACCATCCGCAATGGGAATGTAGTTACACCGTGTCTCCCTTGCAGCGATTTTGGGGTAAATCTGTGGAGCTGAACAACGATGGTACCGTGCGCCTGAAGTTCAAGAATCAAAAAGACTCCTTCGAATGGGTGCAGCCAACCACAATGCTTAAAAATCTTATAGCGGGCGAGAGATACGTGGAGCCGATCAACGAGTTCGAAgtcaattcttcaagctgcGGCTCTTCAACCATTGCCTTCCAAAGTGCCGGTATATTTGGAGGGAGATCGGAGAACTTGACCCTGACGATAGACCCTGTGGACGGCGCCAAGAAAACCTTACACGGCAAGTGGACTGAATCCATAATCGACGACAGTACTTCGGCTGTCATATGGCAGGCTGGAAAATTGGTGCCTGATAGTAGGAAAAAATATGGGTTCACCGTCTTCACTGCCAATCTTAACGAAATAACTGAAATTGAGCGCGATAACCTACCTCCAACAGATTCCAGGCTCCGACCAGATATCAAAGCTTATGAAGAGGGAAATGTACAAAAGGCAGAGACTTTAAAACTCAAATTAGAGCAAGCTCAGCGTGATAGACGTTCCAAAGGCTCCGATGTTAagccaaaatttttcgaaaagagcaagaacGACACTTGGAAGCTAATTCAAGGACCAAATAGTTATTgggagagaagaaagcgtCGGGACTGGTCGGGCATAACCGCGTTATGGTGA
- the PPE1 gene encoding phosphoprotein phosphatase methylesterase 1 (ancestral locus Anc_5.358) gives MEDHDLRRKIALKQLKQAKIASAEEEETDIVQELPSRARHSVEFQETLLNERDGQPADVLGWEQFFEHNERYSLSERNFEFNTYFTLPKSCAGASIPIFVFHHGAGSSGLTFANLSKQLVEKLEGKCGVFSFDARGHAQTRPIDLKKEVTYELEAFIYDFVTLVDLFYKRHLEQLAVQKLSFIFVGHSLGASICTFAYARQTAAIKEHTLGVCMLDIVEEAAIQALQKVHSFLASTPNVFNNYREAVDWHVQRGLSSCRESAQVAIPALFAAAKSQKIVRITNLNDFRPYWHTWFQHLSHSFVALPTNKLLLLAGNDNLDKELIIGQMQGKYQLVVFQDSGHFIQEDVPRKTAITLIDFWKRNDSRSAVIKTNWGKN, from the coding sequence ATGGAGGACCATGATTTGCGTCGGAAGATAGCtttgaagcagttgaagcaGGCGAAAATAGCCTCtgctgaggaagaagagacagatattgttcaagaattgCCCTCGAGGGCCAGGCATAGCGTTGAGTTTCAGGAAACGCTTCTCAACGAGCGAGATGGTCAGCCAGCTGACGTCCTTGGCTGGGAACAATTTTTCGAGCACAACGAGCGATATTCATTGAGTGAGAGGAATTTCGAGTTTAATACCTACTTTACTCTACCGAAGTCCTGTGCGGGTGCTTCAATTCCGATCTTTGTATTCCACCATGGGGCAGGCTCGTCGGGACTTACGTTTGCTAATTTATCCAAACAACTGGTCGAGAAATTGGAGGGCAAATGTGGAGTGTTTTCCTTCGATGCTCGAGGTCATGCTCAGACTAGACCAATTGATTTAAAAAAGGAAGTTACATATGAGCTGGAGGCATTCATCTATGACTTTGTCACCCTGGTGGATTTGTTCTACAAAAGGCACCTCGAACAGCTGGCGGTCCAGAAACTGTCCTTTATTTTTGTTGGCCATTCCCTTGGGGCCAGCATATGCACATTTGCCTATGCTCGCCAGACGGCGGCGATCAAGGAGCATACCTTAGGCGTCTGCATGCTCGACATCGTCGAGGAAGCCGCTATACAAGCATTACAGAAGGTGCATAGCTTTCTGGCATCCACGCCCAACGTTTTCAACAACTATAGAGAGGCCGTCGACTGGCATGTTCAGCGTGGCTTATCAAGTTGCAGAGAGAGCGCTCAGGTGGCGATTCCTGCATTGTTCGCTGCGGCTAAATCTCAGAAGATTGTACGAATTACTAACTTGAATGACTTCCGTCCGTATTGGCACACATGGTTCCAGCACTTGTCCCACAGCTTCGTAGCGCTTCCCACCAATAAACTTCTTTTGCTCGCTGGGAATGATAATCTTGATAAAGAGCTGATTATCGGCCAGATGCAAGGCAAATACCAGTTGGTTGTCTTCCAGGATTCTGGCCACTTCATCCAAGAGGACGTACCTCGAAAGACCGCAATCACATTAATTGacttttggaagagaaaTGATTCGAGATCCGCAGTAATCAAAACAAACTGGGGTAAGAACTAG
- the NOP10 gene encoding snoRNP complex protein NOP10 (ancestral locus Anc_5.353): MHLMYTLGPDGKRIYTLKKTTDDGEITKSAHPARFSPDDKYSRQRVTLKKRFNLLPSQ, translated from the coding sequence ATGCATTTGATGTACACTTTGGGTCCCGACGGGAAGAGAATTTACACGCTGAAAAAAACCACCGATGACGGCGAAATAACCAAGTCCGCTCACCCAGCCAGATTTTCACCTGACGACAAGTATTCCAGGCAAAGAGTcaccttgaagaagagattcaACCTCTTGCCATCTCAATAG
- the QNS1 gene encoding glutamine-dependent NAD(+) synthetase (ancestral locus Anc_5.357): protein MSQLITLATCNLNQWALDFEGNRDRILESIRIAKERGARLRVGPELEITGYGCLDHFLESDVSLQSWEMYAQIIKRSETHGILLDIGMPVLHKNVRYNCRLLSLDGQIMFIRPKMWLANDGNYREMRFFTPWMRECVVEDFILPPLIQKITGQKTVPFGDAVISTLDTCIGAETCEELFTPRSPSINMSLDGVEIITNSSGSHHELRKLNKRMDLIINSTSRCGGVYLYANQRGCDGDRLYYDGCALIAVNGKVVAQGSQFCLKDVEVVTATVDLEEVRSYRGSVMSRGLQSSSSEMRYKRIHVPVQLAPAPMRFDQSIVASKAREVFYHLPEEEIALGPACWLWDYLRRCNGSGYFLPLSGGIDSCATAVIVHSMTRLVLKEIKEGNKQVIRDVRKVARSSDPDWLPKDAKELAGKIFHTCYMGTGNSSKETQDRSAQLAKEIGAYHVDLKMDNVVSSIVTLFEVATGKRPVFKIFGGSHTENLALQNIQARVRMVLSYLFAQLLPWVRGIPNTGGLLVLGSANVDECLRGYLTKYDCSSADLNPIGGVSKTDLKKFIAYASVEFDMPILESFLLATPTAELEPITKDYVQSDEIDMGMTYEELSIFGYLRKVEKCGPYSMFLKLLHEWSPKLTAAQVAEKVKRFFFFYAINRHKQTVLTPSYHAEQYSPDDNRFDLRPFLIDPRFAWASKKIDLVVAQCEGKSSNSLDVMSID, encoded by the coding sequence ATGTCGCAACTGATCACTTTAGCCACTTGTAATCTGAATCAGTGGGCCCTGGATTTTGAAGGTAATAGAGATCGTATCTTGGAGTCCATCAGAATAGCCAAAGAGAGAGGTGCTCGATTGCGTGTTGGACCTGAACTGGAGATTACGGGCTATGGCTGCTTAGATCATTTCCTGGAGAGCGATGTCAGTCTGCAGTCATGGGAGATGTATGCTCAAATTATAAAGAGATCAGAGACGCATGGCATATTGCTGGACATCGGTATGCCTGTGCTGCACAAGAATGTTCGTTACAACTGTCGTTTGCTCTCCCTTGATGGTCAAATTATGTTCATTAGACCAAAGATGTGGCTGGCAAACGACGGTAACTACCGTGAGATGAGATTCTTCACTCCATGGATGAGAGAGTGCGTTGTCGAGGACTTCATCTTGCCTCCATTGATTCAGAAGATTACTGGCCAAAAGACTGTGCCATTTGGTGACGCAGTCATTAGTACCTTAGATACTTGTATTGGTGCTGAAACATGCGAGGAACTCTTCACTCCACGGTCTCCAAGCATCAACATGTCATTGGATGGTGTGGAGATTATTACAAACTCTTCAGGCTCCCACCATGAGCTTCGCAAGCTGAACAAAAGAATGGATCTGATCATCAATTCTACAAGCCGTTGTGGTGGTGTTTATCTCTACGCTAATCAACGTGGTTGCGACGGTGACAGGTTGTACTACGATGGATGTGCTCTGATTGCGGTAAATGGTAAAGTTGTTGCCCAAGGTTCTCAGTTTTGCCTGAAGGATGTTGAGGTTGTTACAGCAACCGtagatttggaagaagtAAGAAGTTACCGTGGCTCAGTCATGTCTCGAGGACTACAATCGTCCTCATCAGAAATGAGATATAAAAGAATTCATGTACCAGTGCAGCTGGCTCCCGCACCTATGAGATTCGACCAAAGCATCGTCGCATCAAAAGCACGTGAAGTGTTTTACCACTTGcctgaggaagagattgcgTTAGGGCCTGCATGCTGGTTATGGGATTATCTAAGGCGCTGCAATGGCTCTGGATACTTCTTGCCTTTATCTGGTGGAATTGACTCCTGCGCTACTGCGGTAATCGTTCATTCGATGACTCGGTTGGTGCTCAAAGAAATAAAAGAAGGTAACAAGCAGGTGATTCGGGATGTTCGTAAAGTAGCCCGTAGCTCAGACCCCGATTGGCTACCTAAAGACGCCAAAGAACTAGCTGGCAAGATCTTCCATACATGCTACATGGGTACCGgaaactcatcgaaagaAACACAAGATCGAAGCGCCCAGCTTGCGAAAGAGATTGGAGCGTATCATGTAGATCTTAAAATGGATAACGTTGTTTCGAGCATTGTAACTCTATTTGAGGTAGCGACTGGCAAGAGACCggttttcaaaatttttggtGGTTCTCATACAGAAAATTTAGCATTACAGAATATTCAGGCCCGTGTGAGAATGGTTCTTTCATATCTGTTTGCACAGCTTCTGCCATGGGTAAGGGGTATTCCAAACACCGGGGGGCTCCTTGTCCTGGGCAGTGCTAATGTGGATGAATGCTTGAGGGGATATTTGACAAAGTATGACTGCTCATCGGCAGATTTGAACCCTATCGGTGGAGTGTCCAAAACggacttgaagaaatttaTTGCGTACGCATCGGTGGAGTTCGATATGCCCATATTGGAGAGTTTTCTATTGGCTACTCCTACTGCAGAACTAGAGCCAATAACCAAGGATTACGTTCAGTCGGACGAAATAGACATGGGAATGACTTACGAAGAGCTGAGTATATTTGGCTACTTGCGGAAAGTCGAGAAATGCGGACCTTATTcaatgttcttgaagctaCTACACGAGTGGTCGCCTAAGCTAACTGCAGCCCAAGTCGCTGAGAAAGTTAAaagatttttcttcttttatGCTATTAACAGACACAAGCAAACAGTCCTGACTCCCAGTTATCATGCCGAGCAATACTCGCCTGATGACAATAGATTTGATCTGAGACCATTCTTGATCGATCCCAGGTTTGCCTGGGCgtcaaagaagattgaTCTGGTCGTTGCCCAATGCGAGGGCAAAAGCTCAAATTCCTTGGACGTCATGTCTATCGACTAG
- the ASP1 gene encoding asparaginase ASP1 (ancestral locus Anc_5.356), whose protein sequence is MVNDSLEITTICDDVGHSKFTIESGSSEIERPACGTPIYQHRSLPRIKILGTGGTIASKGTDSSQTAGYHVDLTIEELLDCIPDISSVCELEYEQLCNVDSKDLNEELLFKIYKGVTDSLQTFDGIVITHGTDTLSETAFFIESSVDTGELPIVFVGSMRPSTSVSADGPMNLYQAILIAANPKSRGRGVLVSLNDQISAGYYITKTNANSLDSFNVRQGYLGNFVNNEVHYYYPPVKPQGCHKFKLKLAPGATTLKFPPVCILYGHQAMSPDLIDLVVDHYDGIVIATMGAGSLPNEVNQKLLSLNKPVIYSKRSMDGMIPTANLPKPLAGTSNIIASGYLNPEKSRILLQLALAENYCMEETRRVFRGVYGG, encoded by the coding sequence ATGGTAAACGATTCCCTGGAAATAACCACGATTTGCGACGATGTTGGACACAGCAAATTTACCATAGAAAGTGGATCAAGTGAAATCGAAAGGCCTGCATGTGGCACACCTATATACCAGCACCGTTCGCTTCCTAGGATCAAAATCCTCGGAACGGGTGGTACCATTGCGTCGAAAGGGACcgattcttctcaaactgCCGGATACCATGTGGATTTGACCATTGAGGAACTGCTCGATTGCATACCAGATATTTCAAGCGTCTGTGAGCTCGAGTATGAGCAGTTATGCAACGTCGATTCCAAAGATCTAAACGAAGAgttgctcttcaaaataTACAAAGGTGTCACTGACTCTTTACAAACATTCGATGGTATCGTAATCACTCACGGCACTGATACTCTCTCGGAAACCGcattcttcatcgaaagcAGCGTCGACACTGGCGAATTGCCCATTGTCTTCGTTGGCTCCATGAGACCATCCACCAGTGTTTCCGCAGATGGTCCTATGAACCTATACCAGGCGATATTAATTGCTGCTAATCCCAAGTCAAGAGGTCGTGGCGTTCTTGTTTCCTTAAATGACCAAATTTCAGCCGGCTATTACATAACCAAGACCAACGCTAACTCGTTAGATTCCTTCAACGTTAGACAGGGCTACTTGGGAAATTTCGTGAACAACGAAGTTCACTATTACTATCCACCTGTGAAGCCTCAGGGCTGCCATAAGTTCAAGCTCAAGCTAGCTCCGGGAGCAACAACACTCAAATTTCCTCCAGTTTGTATCCTCTATGGTCACCAAGCGATGTCACCAGATCTAATCGATCTGGTTGTAGATCACTACGACGGTATCGTTATCGCAACCATGGGTGCAGGTTCCTTGCCGAACGAAGTCAACCAAAAGCTGCTGAGCTTGAACAAACCTGTCATATACTCGAAACGGTCCATGGATGGTATGATTCCAACAGCCAACTTGCCAAAGCCTCTGGCGGGTACATCCAATATCATCGCTTCTGGGTACTTAAACCCAGAGAAGAGCAGGATCCTGCTCCAACTAGCTTTGGCGGAAAACTATTGCATGGAGGAGACCAGACGTGTTTTCCGTGGGGTTTACGGTGGCTAG
- the DAD4 gene encoding Dad4p (ancestral locus Anc_5.354) → MENPYEQDQMNILSRIVANIDRLNQSVTTLNQELENINRRNKNLEIMGQMCENYQNSMQFNLQATGNRKPPL, encoded by the coding sequence ATGGAGAATCCCTATGAGCAGGACCAGATGAATATCCTGTCGCGGATTGTGGCAAACATCGACCGGCTGAACCAGAGCGTGACAACGCTTAACCAGGAGCTCGAGAACATCAATCGCAGGAACAAGAACCTAGAGATAATGGGCCAGATGTGCGAAAACTACCAAAACAGTATGCAATTCAATTTGCAAGCAACAGGGAACAGAAAACCCCCATTGTAG